The Catenuloplanes niger genome includes a window with the following:
- a CDS encoding DUF3817 domain-containing protein, translating into MRRAALSLFSIVAIAEACSWTGLLIGMFFKYVVVGNEIGVKIFGPIHGALFTAYVVLTLAVAWLNRWRWTTALVALACSIPPLATLAFERWARRRGLLQNHPQRHGEPDDDEAGGGLEQHARAEV; encoded by the coding sequence ATGCGACGCGCCGCGTTGTCCCTGTTCTCGATCGTGGCGATCGCCGAGGCATGCTCCTGGACCGGGCTGCTCATCGGCATGTTCTTCAAGTACGTGGTGGTCGGCAACGAGATCGGCGTGAAGATCTTCGGGCCGATCCACGGCGCGCTGTTCACCGCCTACGTGGTGCTGACCCTGGCGGTCGCCTGGCTGAACCGGTGGCGTTGGACGACCGCGCTGGTCGCGCTGGCCTGTTCGATCCCGCCGCTGGCCACGCTCGCCTTCGAGCGGTGGGCGCGGCGCCGGGGACTACTGCAGAACCACCCACAGCGTCACGGCGAGCCCGATGATGACGAGGCCGGCGGCGGCCTGGAGCAGCATGCCAGGGCCGAGGTGTGA